The following are encoded in a window of Diorhabda sublineata isolate icDioSubl1.1 chromosome 5, icDioSubl1.1, whole genome shotgun sequence genomic DNA:
- the LOC130444750 gene encoding sodium-coupled monocarboxylate transporter 1-like: MAKDAQDLVWDYIIFVIVVVATTSVAIYSKFCGVKEKTKADYVFATGKVSITAMMLSIARGNLGVRSIIGYPSELYYRGATMWESLYGILLAYPIVCFIFVPVYFSLGITSVYQYLDLRFKSRIVRCLASGTFILRQFLLQGVTVFTPCVALKTVIGLPYWVSIFGIGGISIIFNILGGLKAAIWVDVLQSVITIAVSLVIFIYGCIESQGLSNVIDVNWVNGRLNFFNFNPDPTVRVTTISAVLGNLFMSLSILGCQQSFVQRYCSMESQKQVTKVLMYNMPVVTVLFSLSWIMGMVIYAAYEHCDPLSYGYIRSLDEILPFYVEDRFSFFPGLLGLFLATLFNGALSLNVSLVNSLATVTFEDFLKPIPALNKMKDYYQLWTIKFISVAYGLIIMGMSFLVSKIDGVIEASMLVTSVTSGPLLGVFLLAMLVPVANGKGAAFGIIIGHLITFWIAIGAFVVSKPPTPYLPLKIDACNDTFFGAHIQRPNDIIYNPYLNGNLTTYLEEDPANTENPLYTLYSVTYMYYTCIGCIVTVICGTIISYFTRSDLDICNENLIHPVIWKIRDLFHTKKSFNVQRIHEDNEECRTGATDGK; the protein is encoded by the exons ATGGCTAAGGATGCTCAAGATCTAGTTTGGGACTATATTATATTTGTCATAGTAGTAGTCGCTACAACATCTGTAgctatttattccaaattttgcgGAGTGAAAGAAAAAACCAAAGCTGATTATGTATTTGCTACTGGCAAAGTATCTATTACAGCTATGATGTTGAGTATAGCCAGAGGAAATTTGGGCGTAAGATCTATAATAG gCTATCCATCTGAACTGTACTACAGAGGCGCCACAATGTGGGAGTCCTTGTATGGTATTCTTCTAGCGTATCCAAttgtatgttttatttttgtaccAGTATATTTTAGTCTCGGAATTACCTCGGTTTACCAATATTTAGATTTAAGGTTTAAATCACGTATAGTAAGATGTTTAGCATCAGGTACATTTATATTACGACAATTTTTATTGCAAGGAGTAACTGTATTCACACCATGTGTGGCATTGAAAACAGTGATAGGACTTCCTTATTGGGTTTCTATATTTGGAATAGGAGGTATTAgcatcattttcaatattctg ggTGGGCTCAAAGCAGCTATATGGGTAGATGTACTTCAAAGCGTTATTACAATTGCTGTGAGTctagtaatatttatttacggTTGCATAGAGTCACAAGGATTAAGCAATGTTATAGATGTGAACTGGGTTAATGGACGCTTGAACTTTTTCAA CTTCAATCCAGATCCAACGGTTCGAGTAACAACAATATCAGCAGTATTAGGAAATTTATTTATGTCACTTTCCATTCTTGGATGTCAACAAAGTTTTGTTCAACGTTACTGTAGTATGGAATCTCAGAAGCAGGTAACAAA AGTCCTCATGTACAATATGCCAGTAGTGACTGTCCTATTCAGTTTATCGTGGATAATGGGAATGGTCATATATGCGGCATATGAACATTGCGATCCTCTATCTTATGGTTACATTAGAAGCTTGGATGAAATTCTCCCTTTCTATGTTGAAGACCGATTCAGCTTCTTTCCTGGACTGTTAGGATTGTTTCTGGCAACACTCTTTAATGGGGCACTTAG tttgaATGTGTCTCTTGTCAATTCTTTAGCAACTGTAACATTCGAGGATTTCTTGAAACCAATTCCAgctttgaataaaatgaaagatTACTACCAATTATGGACAATCAAATTCATAAGTGTTGCCTACGGGTTGATAATAATGGGGATGAGTTTTTTGGTCAGCAAGATTGATGGTGTGATAGAAGCGTCGATGTTAGTGACTTCGGTTACTTCTGGACCTCTACTAGGTGTATTTCTTTTAGCAATGCTGGTGCCAGTTGCTAACGGAAAG GGTGCAGCATTTGGAATTATAATTGGACATTTGATAACTTTCTGGATAGCCATTGGAGCATTTGTAGTATCTAAACCACCTACGCCGTATCTTCCTTTGAAAATTGATGCATGTAATGATACATTCTTTGGAGCTCATATACAGCGACCCAACGATATAATATACAATCCCTATTTAAATGGAAACCTAACTACATATCTTGAAGAGGATCCTGCAAATACTGA gAATCCTTTGTATACCTTATATTCAGTAACGTACATGTATTACACGTGTATAGGTTGTATAGTAACAGTTATATGTGGAACAATAATATCATACTTCACAAGAAGTGATTTGGACATATGCAATGAAAACCTAATACACCCCGTAATCTGGAAAATAAGGGATCTTTTTCACACGAAGAAAAGTTTCAATGTACAGAGAATACACGAAGATAATGAAGAATGTAGAACAGGTGCCACTGATGGAAAATGA